A single region of the Streptomyces vilmorinianum genome encodes:
- a CDS encoding MFS transporter, producing the protein MTEPPLGPAPVVQTPADARRRATLAGTSVSVLLIVAIVLGSRLLRDFDSALLPYAVATVFLAFGVAYRYTVWVSAPGARRLFKQGWRAFFSVANFRKAPTALPKMIATYLGFQKFLGARSHARWAAHQLVFWGCVLAALITFPLTWGWFTFTSSTGAGPGYEMRIWGFKVLGFDSLNFVGWLMFHGLDIAAVLVIPGASYFLWRRMRDRGAITGQRFAYDLVPLIALIVISVTGLLLTFSSIFLHGGGYQFLAILHMVSVVFTLIYIPFGKFFHIVQRPAAVGMQLFKYTSRRKDEEALTCRRCGQSIDTAPYVENLQGTMRDLKLDFDEWAEFCPRCKRVLRGSAYLTHVKKGFK; encoded by the coding sequence GTGACCGAGCCACCGCTGGGCCCCGCGCCCGTCGTCCAGACGCCCGCCGACGCGCGCCGTCGGGCCACGCTCGCCGGGACCTCCGTCTCCGTGCTGCTGATCGTCGCGATCGTCCTGGGCAGCCGGCTCCTGCGGGACTTCGACTCGGCGCTCCTCCCGTACGCCGTCGCCACCGTCTTCCTCGCCTTCGGTGTCGCCTACCGCTACACCGTCTGGGTCTCGGCCCCCGGCGCCCGCCGCCTGTTCAAGCAGGGCTGGCGCGCCTTCTTCTCGGTGGCCAACTTCCGCAAGGCCCCGACCGCGCTGCCGAAGATGATCGCCACCTATCTCGGCTTCCAGAAGTTCCTCGGCGCCCGCTCCCACGCCCGCTGGGCGGCGCACCAGCTGGTCTTCTGGGGCTGCGTCCTGGCCGCCCTGATCACCTTCCCGCTCACCTGGGGCTGGTTCACCTTCACCTCGTCCACCGGCGCCGGACCCGGGTACGAGATGCGGATCTGGGGCTTCAAGGTCCTCGGCTTCGACTCCCTGAACTTCGTCGGCTGGCTGATGTTCCACGGCCTCGACATCGCCGCCGTCCTCGTCATCCCCGGCGCCTCCTACTTCCTGTGGCGCCGGATGAGGGACCGCGGCGCCATCACCGGCCAGCGCTTCGCCTACGACCTGGTCCCGCTGATCGCCCTCATCGTCATCTCCGTGACCGGGCTCCTGCTCACCTTCTCGTCGATCTTCCTGCACGGCGGCGGCTACCAGTTCCTGGCGATCCTGCACATGGTCTCGGTGGTCTTCACCCTCATCTACATCCCGTTCGGGAAGTTCTTCCACATCGTCCAGCGGCCCGCCGCCGTCGGCATGCAGCTCTTCAAGTACACCTCCCGCCGCAAGGACGAAGAGGCCCTCACCTGCCGTCGCTGCGGGCAATCCATCGACACCGCCCCCTATGTGGAGAACCTCCAGGGCACCATGCGCGATCTGAAGCTCGACTTCGACGAGTGGGCCGAGTTCTGCCCCCGCTGCAAGCGCGTCCTGCGCGGCAGCGCCTACCTCACCCACGTCAAGAAGGGCTTCAAGTGA
- a CDS encoding Rieske (2Fe-2S) protein: protein MSVTEQPPGEGPGAADAAQEALRDRIAADSLTTRRDYLRIVATVSGGLAVGGIGVASGILHRQGDADGTPEPKKIADQLPPGESLAFRYPEQEDRAVAIRLEDGTLAGYSAVCTHLACAVLWRKDRGSEGELYCPCHEGVFDARTGEVTAGPPPRALPKVLLVEEADGSVWAVGTTRSGESVQEGLCRQLGEERPGLAERLGCPGISARGAGERSERT, encoded by the coding sequence ATGAGCGTCACCGAACAGCCCCCCGGCGAGGGTCCTGGGGCGGCCGACGCCGCTCAGGAGGCGCTGCGCGACCGCATCGCCGCCGACTCGCTCACCACCCGGCGCGACTATCTGCGGATCGTCGCCACCGTCTCCGGCGGCCTGGCCGTCGGCGGGATCGGCGTCGCCTCCGGAATCCTGCACCGCCAGGGTGACGCGGACGGGACGCCCGAGCCGAAGAAGATCGCCGACCAGCTGCCGCCCGGCGAGTCCCTCGCCTTCCGCTACCCCGAGCAGGAGGACCGGGCGGTCGCGATCCGCCTGGAGGACGGCACCCTCGCCGGCTACTCGGCCGTCTGCACCCACCTCGCCTGCGCCGTGCTGTGGCGCAAGGACCGGGGCAGCGAGGGCGAGCTGTACTGCCCCTGCCACGAGGGCGTCTTCGACGCGCGTACGGGAGAGGTGACCGCGGGCCCACCGCCCCGGGCGCTGCCGAAGGTGCTTCTGGTGGAGGAGGCCGACGGCAGTGTCTGGGCGGTCGGCACCACCCGCTCCGGCGAGAGCGTCCAGGAGGGTCTGTGCCGCCAGCTCGGCGAGGAACGACCGGGCCTGGCCGAGCGCCTCGGCTGCCCGGGGATCTCGGCGCGCGGCGCGGGGGAGAGGAGCGAGCGGACATGA
- the pflA gene encoding pyruvate formate-lyase-activating protein: MTTTIALGPATPAAAATRRPSEGSVHSWDLSTGVDGPGTRFVTFLSGCPLTCLYCHNPDTWRMRNGRRTSADDVIAEAGKYVRFITASGGGATLSGGEPLLQPVFTGELLHRMKHELGLHTALDTSGFLGSRATDALLRDTDLVLLDIKSWDPDTYRKVTGRPLRPTLDFARRLADLGQEVHVRFVLVPGLTDDPANIEGVAAFAGGLGNVSRVDILPFHKLGEAKWQALAKPFTLHDTPSPTPEQIAAARAVFRSHGLNAI, from the coding sequence ATGACCACCACGATCGCACTCGGCCCCGCGACGCCGGCGGCCGCCGCGACCCGCCGCCCCTCCGAGGGCTCGGTGCACTCCTGGGACCTGTCGACCGGCGTCGACGGCCCCGGCACCCGCTTCGTCACCTTCCTCTCCGGCTGCCCGCTGACCTGTCTGTACTGCCACAACCCCGACACCTGGCGGATGCGCAACGGCAGACGCACCTCCGCCGACGACGTGATCGCCGAAGCGGGCAAGTACGTCCGCTTCATCACCGCCTCCGGCGGCGGGGCCACCCTCTCCGGCGGCGAACCCCTCCTCCAGCCCGTCTTCACCGGCGAGCTCCTCCACCGGATGAAGCACGAGCTCGGACTGCACACCGCCCTCGACACCTCCGGCTTCCTCGGCTCCCGCGCCACCGACGCCCTGCTGCGCGACACCGACCTGGTCCTTCTCGACATCAAGTCCTGGGACCCGGACACGTACCGGAAGGTCACCGGCCGCCCGCTGCGGCCGACCCTGGACTTCGCCCGCCGCCTCGCCGACCTCGGCCAGGAGGTCCACGTCCGCTTCGTGCTCGTCCCTGGCCTGACCGACGACCCCGCCAACATCGAGGGCGTCGCCGCCTTCGCCGGCGGCCTGGGCAATGTCTCGCGTGTCGACATCCTCCCCTTCCACAAGCTCGGCGAAGCGAAGTGGCAAGCACTCGCCAAGCCCTTCACCCTCCACGACACCCCCTCCCCGACCCCGGAGCAGATCGCCGCGGCCCGCGCCGTCTTCCGGTCCCACGGCCTGAACGCCATCTAG
- a CDS encoding molybdopterin oxidoreductase family protein, which produces MTQAHAGRHERLPLDPSIAPPGTGTFRDAGGIPADRWHADQNGETLVPTHCCFCGVQCGMYLRVDRAGKVFGVEPRNHDINRMRLCPKGINAYQQVNHPDRLTAPLMRRSRDEPFHEASWEEALDFTVSEIRRIQAAYGNDSFGLLGGASLFSEKTYLVGKFARVALKSKHVDYNGRLCMVSAAGANKLAFGIDRAGNPFSDILLTDCLLIAGSNVGECFPVMTQYLWGARDRGASMIVVDPRETAIARTADLHVALKPGTDSAFFNAVLHVVVAEGLADETYLAAHTTGWDEVRETVESYPPARSAQICGVPEEQIVQTARMFAGAERAMAWHARGVEHHSQGVENCLSIINLCTATGNIGRPGAGYGTITGQGNGQGGREHGQKSDLLPGGRSITNPEHRRQICEIWGIEESELPPAGTSMMEMVWQMQREEIRGLIGICNNPFVSLPNYATVKDGYDALQFHAQFDFFLSETATNAHVVFPVTVWAEDEGVMANAEARVVKHNKAQEPPAGVRTDTWVICELAKRLGAGDKFAFPDSRAVFEELRVASAGTVNDYYGITYERLEETGGIAWPCPSTDHPGTPRLFEDGRTYHPDGKIHMQVVEWHPPMDPYSEEYPLSLTTGRTVAHFLSGNQTRRLGALVEQTPRPWVEVHPSHGFRNGDPVRVVTRRGSEVFPALVTEAIRPDTVFVPYHWPVPTAANALTIDALDPRSKIPEYKVCAARIEAAERIDEVPAPPTAPGHLAYPETQVSRTDPLPPTAPQGRGTAERS; this is translated from the coding sequence GTGACGCAAGCGCACGCGGGGCGGCACGAGAGGCTCCCGCTCGACCCGTCCATCGCCCCGCCCGGGACCGGCACCTTCCGCGACGCCGGCGGCATCCCCGCCGACCGCTGGCACGCCGACCAGAACGGCGAGACCCTCGTCCCCACGCACTGCTGCTTCTGCGGCGTCCAGTGCGGCATGTATCTCCGTGTCGACCGCGCCGGCAAGGTCTTCGGCGTCGAGCCCCGCAACCACGACATCAACCGGATGCGGCTCTGCCCCAAGGGCATCAACGCCTACCAGCAGGTCAACCACCCCGACCGGCTCACCGCCCCGCTCATGCGCCGCAGCCGCGACGAGCCCTTCCACGAGGCGAGCTGGGAGGAGGCGCTGGACTTCACCGTCTCCGAGATCCGCCGCATCCAGGCCGCGTACGGCAACGACTCCTTCGGTCTGCTCGGCGGGGCCAGCCTCTTCTCCGAGAAGACCTATCTCGTCGGCAAGTTCGCCCGGGTCGCCCTGAAGTCCAAGCACGTCGACTACAACGGGCGCCTGTGCATGGTCTCCGCCGCCGGCGCCAACAAGCTGGCCTTCGGCATCGACCGGGCCGGCAACCCCTTCTCCGACATCCTCCTCACCGACTGCCTCCTCATCGCCGGCTCCAACGTCGGCGAGTGCTTCCCCGTGATGACGCAGTATCTCTGGGGAGCCCGGGACCGCGGCGCCAGCATGATCGTCGTCGATCCGCGCGAGACGGCGATCGCCCGCACCGCCGACCTCCATGTCGCCCTCAAGCCGGGCACCGACTCCGCCTTCTTCAACGCCGTCCTGCATGTCGTCGTCGCCGAAGGCCTCGCAGACGAGACCTATCTCGCCGCACACACCACGGGCTGGGACGAGGTGCGGGAGACCGTCGAGTCCTACCCGCCCGCCCGCTCCGCCCAGATCTGCGGAGTCCCCGAGGAACAGATCGTGCAGACCGCCCGGATGTTCGCCGGCGCGGAGAGGGCCATGGCCTGGCACGCCCGCGGCGTCGAACACCACTCCCAGGGCGTCGAGAACTGCCTGTCGATCATCAACCTGTGCACCGCCACCGGGAACATCGGCCGGCCCGGCGCCGGCTACGGCACCATCACCGGCCAGGGCAACGGTCAGGGCGGCCGTGAGCACGGCCAGAAGTCCGACCTCCTGCCCGGCGGACGCTCGATCACGAACCCCGAGCACCGCCGCCAGATCTGCGAGATCTGGGGCATCGAGGAGTCCGAACTCCCGCCCGCCGGCACCTCCATGATGGAGATGGTCTGGCAGATGCAGCGCGAGGAGATCCGCGGACTGATCGGCATCTGCAACAACCCCTTCGTCTCCCTCCCCAACTACGCGACCGTCAAGGACGGTTACGACGCCCTCCAGTTCCACGCCCAGTTCGACTTCTTCCTGTCCGAGACCGCCACCAACGCGCACGTCGTCTTCCCCGTCACCGTCTGGGCCGAGGACGAAGGCGTGATGGCCAACGCCGAGGCCCGGGTCGTCAAGCACAACAAGGCCCAGGAACCGCCCGCCGGGGTCCGCACCGACACCTGGGTCATCTGCGAACTGGCCAAACGGCTCGGCGCCGGCGACAAGTTCGCCTTCCCCGACTCCCGCGCCGTGTTCGAGGAGCTCCGCGTCGCCTCCGCCGGAACGGTCAACGACTACTACGGCATCACCTACGAACGCCTGGAGGAGACCGGCGGCATCGCCTGGCCCTGCCCCTCCACCGACCACCCGGGCACCCCCCGCCTCTTCGAGGACGGCAGGACCTACCACCCGGACGGCAAGATCCATATGCAGGTCGTCGAATGGCACCCGCCCATGGACCCGTACAGCGAGGAGTACCCCCTCTCGCTCACCACCGGCCGCACCGTCGCCCACTTCCTCTCCGGCAACCAGACCCGCCGCCTGGGCGCCCTCGTCGAACAGACCCCGCGCCCCTGGGTCGAGGTCCACCCCTCCCACGGCTTCCGCAACGGCGACCCCGTCCGCGTCGTCACCCGCCGCGGCAGCGAGGTCTTCCCGGCCCTTGTCACGGAGGCGATCCGCCCCGACACCGTCTTCGTGCCGTACCACTGGCCGGTCCCCACCGCCGCCAACGCGCTCACCATCGACGCCCTCGACCCCCGCTCCAAGATCCCCGAGTACAAGGTCTGCGCCGCCCGGATCGAGGCCGCCGAACGGATCGACGAGGTCCCCGCGCCCCCGACCGCCCCCGGGCACCTCGCCTACCCGGAGACCCAGGTCTCCCGCACCGACCCCCTGCCTCCCACGGCCCCGCAGGGCCGTGGCACCGCGGAGAGGAGCTGA
- a CDS encoding 4Fe-4S dicluster domain-containing protein: MMGRTIFIDPGRCIGCQACVSACRECDSHRGKSMIHLDYPDEGHSVASLPTVCMHCEDPVAPCAEVCPADAILVTADGVVQQADTTRCIGCANCVNACPFGVPKIDLQAKLQMKCNLCYDRTAYGLAPMCATVCPTGALFYGTLEELQTERPGVQVADSFTFGATTVSTGVAMVVPADKVQWPVPGGLPVVEINGVDVSEANANKGGGGRREGLR; encoded by the coding sequence ATGATGGGCCGCACGATCTTCATCGACCCCGGGCGCTGCATCGGCTGCCAGGCGTGTGTCTCGGCCTGCCGCGAGTGCGACTCGCACCGCGGCAAGTCGATGATCCACCTCGACTACCCCGACGAGGGCCACTCCGTCGCCTCCCTTCCCACGGTCTGCATGCACTGCGAGGACCCGGTCGCCCCGTGTGCCGAGGTCTGCCCCGCCGACGCGATCCTCGTGACCGCCGACGGCGTGGTGCAGCAGGCCGACACCACCCGCTGCATCGGCTGCGCCAACTGCGTCAACGCCTGCCCCTTCGGTGTCCCGAAGATCGACCTCCAGGCGAAGCTGCAGATGAAGTGCAACCTCTGCTACGACCGCACCGCCTACGGACTCGCCCCGATGTGCGCCACGGTCTGCCCCACCGGCGCCCTCTTCTACGGAACCCTCGAAGAGCTCCAGACCGAACGCCCCGGCGTCCAGGTCGCCGACTCCTTCACCTTCGGCGCGACGACCGTCTCCACCGGAGTGGCGATGGTCGTCCCCGCCGACAAGGTCCAGTGGCCCGTGCCCGGCGGCCTCCCCGTCGTCGAGATCAACGGGGTGGACGTGAGCGAAGCGAACGCGAACAAGGGTGGCGGCGGACGACGGGAGGGCCTCCGATGA